The Cyclobacteriaceae bacterium genome includes a region encoding these proteins:
- a CDS encoding Fic family protein: protein MGKIPSRVQEMIFGSSDKTESKKIASLLKWEKIRKIAPRIYTSNLEDEPAAIIKRNWYHILRNQYPNAILSHRSALEYKPTKNGHVFLTYTYTENVELPGLTIHLLKGLPKIEGDTPFFDNLYVSQEARALLENMQPTRKQGEESKALSLNELEERLESIIRARGERGLNTIRDQAKAIAEPLGFQKEFKKLNQLISDLLATGESKNLTSTAAIARVMGEPLDPDRINLFETLYGELAGKVFPERPDRNTSTGSYKTLAFFEGYFSNYIEGTEFTIDEAKEIINTQTPLPARDEDSHDILGTYQIVSDRREMSICPATPEEFLDILRRRHEILLRARVSKKPGEFKDKNNRAGNTEFVDHHLVSGTLKKAFEWYTLLKEPFAKAAYMMFIVSEVHPFLDGNGRIARVMMNVELSSKGQSKIIIPTVYREDYMGALRKLTRQRLPDAYVRMLLRAYEFSASFHHESIDEMEQHLIKCDAFKEPKEGQLKIIYDQSE, encoded by the coding sequence ATGGGAAAAATTCCTTCAAGAGTTCAGGAAATGATATTTGGCTCTTCCGACAAAACTGAGTCAAAAAAAATTGCGTCTCTCTTAAAGTGGGAAAAGATCCGAAAAATCGCACCTCGGATTTATACCTCCAATTTAGAAGATGAACCAGCAGCTATTATAAAAAGGAACTGGTATCACATCCTTCGCAACCAATACCCCAATGCAATACTAAGCCATCGAAGCGCACTGGAATATAAACCAACGAAAAATGGTCATGTGTTCCTTACTTATACTTACACCGAAAACGTTGAACTTCCAGGGCTCACAATTCATCTACTGAAAGGTCTACCTAAGATAGAAGGTGACACTCCCTTTTTTGACAATCTCTATGTCTCACAGGAAGCCCGTGCGCTTCTTGAAAACATGCAACCAACACGCAAGCAAGGAGAGGAATCAAAAGCTCTATCTCTAAACGAACTTGAAGAACGACTAGAAAGCATTATTCGGGCGCGCGGCGAACGTGGTCTTAATACTATCAGAGACCAGGCAAAAGCAATAGCAGAACCCCTGGGTTTTCAGAAAGAATTTAAAAAATTAAATCAGCTCATCAGCGATTTACTCGCTACGGGTGAAAGCAAAAATCTCACCTCCACCGCAGCAATTGCACGTGTAATGGGTGAGCCATTAGATCCAGATCGAATCAACTTGTTTGAAACACTTTATGGAGAGTTGGCTGGCAAAGTATTTCCTGAACGACCCGACCGGAACACAAGTACTGGTTCGTATAAAACCTTAGCGTTTTTTGAAGGGTATTTTTCCAACTACATAGAAGGTACCGAATTCACAATAGATGAAGCAAAGGAGATCATTAATACACAAACTCCTTTACCGGCACGTGATGAAGACTCTCACGATATACTGGGAACTTATCAAATTGTATCGGACAGGAGAGAAATGAGTATTTGCCCCGCAACCCCGGAGGAGTTTCTGGATATCCTAAGAAGGCGCCACGAGATTTTATTAAGGGCACGTGTTTCGAAAAAACCAGGAGAATTCAAGGATAAAAACAACCGTGCCGGGAACACAGAATTTGTGGATCATCATCTTGTTAGTGGAACATTGAAGAAAGCCTTTGAGTGGTATACCTTATTAAAAGAACCTTTTGCAAAGGCCGCCTATATGATGTTCATAGTAAGCGAAGTTCACCCGTTTCTTGACGGGAATGGGCGTATTGCGCGCGTCATGATGAATGTCGAACTCTCTTCAAAGGGCCAATCCAAAATAATTATACCGACTGTTTATCGGGAAGATTATATGGGTGCACTGAGAAAACTAACAAGGCAACGACTTCCTGACGCTTATGTGAGAATGCTGTTAAGGGCTTACGAATTTAGTGCGTCCTTTCATCACGAAAGTATCGACGAGATGGAACAACATTTGATCAAATGTGACGCCTTCAAGGAGCCCAAAGAAGGTCAATTAAAAATCATTTACGATCAAAGCGAATAG
- a CDS encoding RNA-dependent DNA polymerase produces MKNSDWFKIKKYPHIGSPLTIRDREWVERYIKDPVKVKAHSFSPFIHKAIKVRKYRRETVGTEKSKLRTNGEKIRHIFYANHLDSNIYGYYADLLSEKYEKYLESSAISSCVTAYRRIPLNPKNPDSRNKCNIDFANDVFNYIRGSDETHLVSITLDIKSFFDSLNHKILKRRWKEILGSGADLPEDHYNIFKNITKFSYIEENDIFSFFKSQIIVETKDGRFKSRSIDKIKYLKEKKAIAFCNAYGIKLLRESNYIRSNKYHDPSREALRIKGIPQGSPISAVLANIYLTDLDMAIQKFVGERGGLYNRYSDDLVVICKEEHKTSILEFLQASISDKENVDLEIQTTKTKVFHFIKQAGRFQCFEQSDVTGLYSQRNKMEYLGFTFDGENVLLKSSSLAGYYRKMKSSIRRGKFYSLASRTKSKGVLFKGRLYKRFTHLGSERKRLFKKSGKNDGQWVVSHRYDWGNFLTYSTLAARIMSFNSIKEQTRKTWKNFHRFLKE; encoded by the coding sequence ATGAAAAATTCTGACTGGTTTAAAATAAAGAAATATCCTCATATCGGTTCTCCTCTCACAATTCGCGATAGAGAGTGGGTCGAGCGTTACATTAAGGACCCTGTAAAAGTAAAGGCACATTCATTTTCTCCATTTATTCATAAAGCGATCAAAGTTCGGAAATATAGACGTGAAACTGTTGGAACGGAGAAATCTAAATTGAGAACCAATGGAGAGAAGATCAGACATATCTTTTATGCGAATCATCTTGATTCAAATATCTATGGATACTATGCTGATCTTTTAAGTGAGAAGTACGAAAAATATCTTGAGAGCAGCGCAATTTCGTCATGCGTAACTGCTTATCGAAGAATTCCACTGAACCCAAAAAATCCTGACTCGAGAAATAAGTGTAACATTGATTTCGCCAATGATGTATTCAATTATATCAGAGGAAGTGATGAGACTCACTTAGTATCAATCACTCTGGATATTAAAAGCTTTTTTGATTCATTGAATCATAAAATATTAAAGAGAAGATGGAAAGAAATTTTGGGGAGCGGAGCGGATCTCCCAGAGGATCATTACAACATCTTTAAAAACATAACAAAGTTTTCCTATATAGAAGAAAACGACATATTCAGTTTTTTTAAATCACAAATTATTGTTGAAACGAAGGATGGACGATTTAAATCGCGATCAATTGACAAAATAAAATATCTTAAAGAAAAGAAAGCAATTGCCTTTTGTAACGCATATGGTATAAAGTTACTCAGAGAGAGCAACTACATTCGCTCAAATAAGTATCATGATCCGTCACGGGAGGCTCTGCGCATTAAAGGAATACCGCAAGGATCTCCTATCAGCGCCGTACTCGCGAATATTTACTTGACTGATCTTGATATGGCAATTCAAAAATTTGTGGGCGAACGAGGAGGGCTATATAATCGCTATTCTGATGATTTAGTTGTTATTTGTAAAGAGGAACACAAAACGTCGATTTTGGAATTTCTACAAGCTTCGATTAGTGATAAGGAAAATGTTGATTTAGAGATTCAAACTACAAAAACAAAAGTTTTTCATTTCATTAAACAAGCGGGGAGATTTCAATGTTTTGAACAAAGCGATGTGACGGGATTGTATAGTCAAAGGAATAAAATGGAATATCTGGGCTTCACTTTTGATGGAGAGAATGTTTTATTGAAATCTTCCAGCCTAGCTGGGTACTACAGAAAAATGAAAAGTTCGATTAGGCGAGGGAAATTTTATTCTTTAGCAAGTAGAACCAAGTCAAAAGGCGTCTTGTTCAAAGGAAGATTGTATAAACGGTTCACGCACTTAGGGTCGGAACGGAAAAGATTGTTTAAAAAGAGCGGAAAAAATGATGGCCAATGGGTTGTTAGTCATAGATACGATTGGGGTAATTTTTTAACCTATAGTACCTTAGCTGCTAGAATCATGTCTTTCAATAGTATCAAAGAGCAAACTCGAAAAACCTGGAAAAATTTTCATAGATTTTTAAAAGAATAA
- a CDS encoding DNA adenine methylase: protein MEKNKTPFYSPLRYPGGKNCIFSFVSKIFYENGLIGSSYAEPYAGGSGLALRLLCEGYVERIYINDLDKSIYSFWKIVLERPDEFCEWVANVKVSVTNWRRFKAIQGRANDVDEFDLAKSTFFLNRTNVSGVISGGIIGGFRQKGKFKIDARFNKKDLISRIERIATVANRIVLSNDDGVKFINKLNKSKDEIFIYLDPPYYLKGADLYMNFYSKEDHNKLSKYVNRLNKMWMVSYDNHEFILNLYAQHKRVLYQLSQATSNRVGDEIMIFSKNLNFSQALKELKTPILLR, encoded by the coding sequence ATGGAAAAGAATAAAACCCCATTTTATTCACCCCTAAGATATCCTGGGGGAAAAAACTGTATTTTTTCATTCGTTTCGAAAATATTTTATGAAAATGGATTAATAGGATCCAGTTATGCTGAGCCCTACGCAGGCGGTTCTGGATTGGCGCTACGCCTACTCTGTGAGGGATATGTCGAGCGCATTTATATTAATGACCTCGACAAATCAATTTATTCTTTCTGGAAAATCGTTTTAGAAAGACCTGATGAGTTTTGTGAGTGGGTAGCAAATGTAAAAGTTTCCGTAACGAATTGGCGGAGATTTAAGGCAATCCAAGGACGGGCAAATGATGTAGACGAATTTGATTTAGCTAAATCTACATTTTTCTTAAATAGAACAAATGTCTCTGGAGTAATTAGCGGCGGTATCATTGGGGGATTTAGGCAAAAGGGTAAATTCAAAATTGATGCTCGGTTCAATAAGAAAGATCTAATATCTAGAATAGAAAGAATTGCTACCGTTGCAAATCGGATCGTCCTCTCAAATGACGATGGAGTGAAATTCATAAATAAGTTAAATAAGAGCAAAGATGAGATATTCATCTATTTAGATCCACCTTACTATTTAAAAGGTGCCGATCTATATATGAACTTTTACTCTAAGGAAGATCACAACAAACTATCCAAATACGTAAATCGACTTAATAAAATGTGGATGGTATCATATGACAATCACGAATTCATTTTGAACTTGTATGCCCAACATAAACGAGTTCTGTATCAACTGTCCCAAGCTACTTCTAATAGGGTGGGCGATGAGATAATGATTTTTTCGAAAAACTTAAATTTTTCGCAAGCCTTGAAAGAATTAAAAACACCAATTTTACTTCGATGA
- the greB gene encoding transcription elongation factor GreB, whose amino-acid sequence MKTLLITPEGLEKLKAELDHLWRVERVETTQKVSWAASLGDRSENADYHYNKKRLREIDRRVLYLRKCIDDLKVVTYSPFQEGKVMFGAWVEIENSKGERKRLRIVGSEEIINTPNYISMDSPMAHALMNKQVGDEAIVKTGAGEFVWRIIKIEYELHLR is encoded by the coding sequence ATGAAAACACTTTTAATTACGCCGGAAGGTTTAGAAAAGTTAAAGGCGGAGCTGGATCATCTCTGGAGGGTAGAACGTGTTGAAACCACTCAAAAAGTTTCGTGGGCCGCAAGTCTTGGAGATCGTTCTGAGAATGCAGACTACCATTACAATAAAAAACGTCTGAGGGAGATCGACCGTCGTGTGCTCTACTTAAGAAAATGCATTGATGATTTGAAAGTGGTGACGTATTCACCGTTTCAGGAGGGCAAGGTGATGTTTGGAGCGTGGGTGGAAATTGAGAATAGCAAAGGTGAACGGAAAAGGCTCCGCATCGTGGGCTCTGAAGAAATTATCAACACTCCAAACTATATCTCCATGGATTCACCGATGGCGCACGCTCTCATGAACAAACAAGTCGGGGATGAAGCAATTGTAAAAACAGGCGCGGGTGAGTTTGTGTGGAGGATCATTAAGATTGAGTATGAACTCCACCTTCGCTGA
- a CDS encoding serine hydrolase: MKVRILLFLFLLATIISYAQDEKSKKLSLFVDRVLAAAPPVPGVSIVVVNTDSIVFAKGFGWADVENSVKATAETGFYIASTTKPFVAFLAATLADKGKIDLQRPISDYAPFKNFSDKSLFKNITIHDLLTHQSGGDNDFLSIKLAYSGDYDQKMILDLVEKHTVANEKGRAFEYTNFGYYLFSILLKEELGLDWRDLLRDMIFEPLDMKNTTSYISVAERKDLAMPYNGILSDTPQRAYLMKTDDTMHAAGGIISSANDMGKWLMFQMNMGKVGNTQLYSREVLQMTQLQKIANMHKFSPVFEGNGYALGWRTGTYKDTPLIYHFGGYTGFFAHLSFLPEKKLAVAVFVNHELGSVPGNLIAEYAYDLYLGNTSALKGHEKYADVTLPKLVEKNRNAEIKSRAHFAKRAWQLTLPKSSYAGSYFNPELGTVLVKSENDELTLTFGNMKSIATAIELPDVIRVELIPGDGMAIRFVLKDHQVQELRYNGISFIKKQ, translated from the coding sequence ATGAAAGTAAGAATCCTGTTATTCCTCTTCCTCCTTGCAACAATTATATCCTATGCCCAGGATGAGAAAAGTAAAAAACTATCACTGTTTGTCGACAGAGTACTAGCAGCAGCACCACCAGTACCCGGTGTCAGCATTGTGGTGGTCAATACCGATAGCATTGTATTCGCAAAAGGTTTCGGATGGGCCGATGTTGAGAACAGCGTAAAGGCAACAGCCGAAACAGGCTTTTACATCGCCTCCACTACAAAACCCTTTGTTGCATTCCTGGCCGCGACGCTCGCCGACAAAGGAAAAATTGATCTGCAAAGACCGATCTCCGACTATGCTCCCTTCAAAAACTTCAGCGACAAGTCCCTCTTTAAGAATATCACCATTCATGATCTGCTTACCCATCAAAGCGGAGGGGACAATGATTTTCTCTCTATCAAGCTGGCGTACAGCGGCGACTATGATCAGAAGATGATCCTGGATCTTGTCGAAAAACATACCGTCGCAAATGAAAAGGGGAGAGCCTTCGAGTACACCAATTTTGGATACTACCTTTTTTCTATCCTGTTGAAAGAAGAGTTGGGCCTCGACTGGAGAGACTTGTTGCGCGACATGATCTTTGAACCGCTTGATATGAAGAACACCACCTCGTATATCTCGGTAGCTGAAAGGAAAGATCTCGCCATGCCTTACAACGGCATCCTATCGGATACGCCTCAACGTGCCTACCTCATGAAAACTGATGACACCATGCACGCAGCCGGCGGCATTATTTCTTCAGCCAATGACATGGGCAAGTGGCTGATGTTTCAGATGAATATGGGAAAGGTTGGCAACACACAATTGTATTCAAGGGAAGTACTGCAGATGACACAGCTTCAGAAGATTGCAAACATGCATAAGTTCTCTCCGGTGTTTGAAGGGAACGGTTACGCATTGGGATGGCGCACGGGTACCTATAAAGACACACCTTTAATATATCATTTCGGAGGCTACACAGGTTTCTTTGCTCATCTCTCTTTCCTTCCGGAAAAGAAACTGGCGGTTGCGGTATTTGTCAATCATGAACTCGGCAGTGTTCCCGGAAACTTAATCGCAGAATATGCCTATGATCTCTACCTGGGAAATACTTCCGCATTAAAAGGTCATGAGAAGTATGCGGATGTAACACTTCCCAAACTGGTAGAGAAGAACAGAAATGCGGAGATAAAATCCAGGGCACACTTTGCGAAACGGGCTTGGCAACTCACGCTTCCGAAAAGTAGTTATGCAGGATCTTATTTCAATCCGGAATTAGGGACCGTATTGGTAAAAAGTGAAAACGATGAATTGACCCTCACCTTTGGCAACATGAAATCCATTGCCACCGCTATTGAATTACCCGATGTCATCAGAGTAGAACTCATCCCCGGCGACGGCATGGCCATCCGCTTCGTACTAAAAGATCACCAGGTACAGGAATTGAGATATAATGGAATAAGCTTTATCAAAAAGCAGTAA
- the tnpA gene encoding IS200/IS605 family transposase — MSHSLPRIWVHAISGTKDRLPLINLNQEKKIYQHLEEQLIELNCPVKIINGMPDHVHLLFKQNPNISVEDTLKQIKGNTSYWINHNDVLTEKFAWQTGYGAFSVSESQLEKVTAYILNQKMHHKQMTFKEEYEAFLKFNGFKLDGDTFK, encoded by the coding sequence ATGTCACACTCCCTACCAAGAATATGGGTTCATGCAATTTCCGGCACCAAGGATCGGTTGCCATTGATCAATCTTAATCAGGAGAAGAAAATTTACCAACATTTGGAAGAACAATTAATAGAGCTGAATTGTCCTGTGAAGATTATAAATGGCATGCCTGACCATGTGCATCTTCTATTTAAGCAAAATCCGAATATTAGTGTTGAAGATACATTGAAGCAGATAAAAGGCAATACATCATATTGGATAAATCATAATGATGTACTAACTGAAAAGTTTGCATGGCAAACAGGGTATGGTGCTTTTTCTGTGAGTGAATCGCAACTTGAGAAGGTTACGGCGTACATTCTCAATCAGAAGATGCACCATAAGCAGATGACATTCAAAGAAGAGTATGAAGCGTTTTTGAAGTTTAATGGATTTAAATTGGATGGTGATACGTTCAAATGA
- a CDS encoding DUF1624 domain-containing protein, which yields MTTTLPTTHPRISSIDILRGIIMIIMALDHVREFYSRSAIRPEDLTQASEMLFMTRWITHFCAPVFIFLSGMSMRLYEGNKTKREVSIFLLKRGAWLMFLEITVINFLWNFGYDFILLEVIWVIGWSMICLAGLIWLPRMALLVVVVAIIAFHNLVPDVTPVTTGNMFWASLHNSPFVVKFESIPIMIVAYSLVPWVALMAAGYWMGEWYHYEEGRRNKLLRLTGVALIVIFIVMRLINQYGDPFPWAQQPRGFMFSVLSFINVTKKPPSLFFILLMMGPALFLLSVADHIKGFARKFAMAFGQVPLFFFVVHIFFISVTSWVWVHFTLSEQVNIAFASAKQFPADYTPSLIRTYVVWVLVLIVLYFPCKWYADYKRKNKSWWLSYL from the coding sequence ATGACCACCACTTTACCCACCACCCACCCCCGCATCTCCTCCATCGACATCCTTCGTGGCATCATCATGATCATCATGGCGCTGGATCATGTGAGGGAGTTTTATAGTCGCAGTGCAATACGGCCGGAGGATCTTACGCAGGCGTCGGAAATGCTTTTCATGACACGGTGGATCACACATTTCTGTGCTCCGGTTTTTATTTTCCTGTCGGGCATGAGCATGCGATTGTATGAAGGGAATAAGACAAAGAGAGAGGTCAGTATTTTTTTATTGAAACGCGGTGCCTGGCTGATGTTCCTGGAGATCACCGTGATCAATTTCCTGTGGAACTTCGGATATGATTTTATTCTGCTGGAAGTGATCTGGGTGATAGGCTGGTCTATGATCTGTCTCGCCGGGTTGATATGGTTGCCAAGAATGGCATTGTTGGTGGTGGTGGTGGCGATCATTGCGTTTCATAACCTTGTTCCGGATGTTACACCGGTCACTACCGGCAATATGTTCTGGGCGTCGCTTCATAATTCACCATTCGTTGTCAAGTTTGAAAGTATTCCCATCATGATCGTTGCCTATTCGCTGGTTCCCTGGGTAGCGCTCATGGCAGCAGGGTACTGGATGGGAGAATGGTATCACTATGAAGAAGGCAGAAGAAATAAACTGTTGCGGTTAACGGGAGTGGCATTGATCGTGATCTTTATTGTCATGCGACTGATCAACCAGTACGGCGATCCGTTTCCGTGGGCGCAACAACCAAGAGGATTTATGTTTTCGGTGTTGTCGTTTATTAATGTCACCAAGAAGCCGCCATCGTTGTTTTTTATTTTATTGATGATGGGTCCTGCGTTATTCCTGTTGTCGGTAGCGGATCACATCAAAGGCTTTGCAAGGAAGTTCGCGATGGCGTTTGGCCAGGTGCCGCTATTCTTTTTTGTGGTCCATATTTTCTTTATCAGTGTCACCTCGTGGGTGTGGGTGCATTTCACGCTCAGCGAACAGGTGAACATTGCCTTTGCATCTGCCAAACAGTTCCCTGCTGATTATACTCCATCTTTAATAAGAACCTATGTTGTATGGGTACTCGTGCTGATCGTATTATACTTCCCATGCAAATGGTACGCCGATTACAAGAGAAAGAATAAAAGCTGGTGGCTGAGTTATCTCTGA
- a CDS encoding heavy metal transporter yields the protein MMKIIRPTYPKEISIGLLLLIFVISFLLSSQLFDTPVKDLDAEAYIGMTLVSIAVIIMVMVLWEEFLFPIHVKPVDGGLNLRNHRNKLKKQLLIYLAIPFIFVFIYMNHEVNHVRFFIWSGICVVFPIVGKLFTGLKNYNDFLTLTNTYIEYRNNEKVGKFGMQEIKALTLIKDERKVLHKFQLTLVDGRKVMIDLDEMELEAFYEAIDKFIEDNYGGLVGV from the coding sequence ATTATGAAAATTATCCGGCCGACATATCCCAAGGAAATCAGCATCGGGCTATTGCTATTGATTTTTGTTATCTCATTCCTGTTGTCATCACAGTTGTTTGACACACCGGTGAAAGACCTCGATGCCGAAGCATACATCGGCATGACGCTGGTGAGCATTGCGGTGATCATCATGGTGATGGTGCTGTGGGAAGAGTTTTTATTTCCGATCCATGTGAAGCCGGTAGATGGAGGATTGAATCTGCGGAACCATCGCAACAAGCTGAAGAAGCAGCTGCTGATCTACCTGGCGATCCCATTCATTTTTGTTTTCATCTATATGAATCATGAAGTGAACCATGTTCGCTTTTTCATCTGGTCCGGTATATGTGTGGTGTTCCCGATTGTAGGGAAGCTGTTTACAGGGTTGAAAAATTATAATGACTTCCTGACGTTGACGAACACATACATAGAATACCGGAACAATGAGAAGGTGGGCAAGTTCGGGATGCAGGAGATCAAGGCGTTGACATTAATAAAAGATGAGCGGAAAGTTCTTCACAAGTTTCAGTTGACGTTGGTGGATGGCAGGAAGGTGATGATTGATCTGGATGAGATGGAGCTGGAAGCTTTCTATGAGGCGATTGACAAGTTCATTGAAGATAATTACGGGGGACTCGTTGGGGTGTAG